One genomic window of Argonema galeatum A003/A1 includes the following:
- a CDS encoding MgtC/SapB family protein, with protein MTGTLSLPPDDWLGLIFRLSLSLLVGAIIGWERQLTHKPAGLRTYMLVSFGAALFVLVPIQLSSTTQEADSISRVIQGIAAGVGFLGAGEILRTGQECGAVEIRGLTSAAAIWVTAALGIAAGCGLWQMSLIGAVLCWLVLRIVKKIERNS; from the coding sequence ATGACTGGTACTCTTTCCCTTCCTCCCGATGATTGGCTAGGTTTAATCTTTCGGCTAAGTCTCTCTTTGCTCGTTGGGGCGATCATTGGCTGGGAGCGCCAACTCACACATAAACCGGCTGGGTTGAGAACTTATATGCTGGTAAGTTTTGGCGCTGCTCTGTTTGTTCTCGTGCCTATCCAACTCAGTTCCACCACGCAGGAGGCCGATAGTATCAGCCGGGTGATTCAGGGCATTGCAGCTGGCGTTGGCTTTTTGGGAGCTGGCGAAATCTTGCGGACTGGGCAGGAATGCGGGGCAGTTGAGATTCGGGGACTTACCTCTGCTGCGGCCATTTGGGTTACAGCCGCTTTGGGAATTGCTGCTGGTTGTGGATTATGGCAAATGAGTTTAATTGGGGCTGTTTTATGTTGGTTAGTTCTCAGAATTGTCAAAAAAATAGAGCGCAATTCCTAG